The following are encoded in a window of Flavobacterium cupriresistens genomic DNA:
- a CDS encoding Crp/Fnr family transcriptional regulator, translating to MESSLKEQILSIASFTEKEIEKILSCFEYEKFDAKTYLSSIGKISNRIFFISNGLARTYYLKDGKEITTYLSCDNGFISSYSSFINQTPSYENIHCLEECEVLSINYEKMQDLYAAIPNWERVGRILAEQNYLCMADRILKLQMIPAKEKYLTFLETAHPKIIQRTPLIHVASFLGITAESLSRIRQSIS from the coding sequence ATGGAATCCTCCTTAAAAGAACAAATTCTTTCGATTGCTTCCTTTACAGAAAAGGAAATAGAAAAGATTCTTTCTTGTTTTGAATATGAAAAATTTGATGCTAAAACATATCTCTCTTCTATTGGAAAAATCAGCAACAGAATTTTCTTCATTAGTAACGGATTAGCCCGTACCTATTATTTAAAAGACGGAAAAGAGATCACTACTTATTTAAGCTGCGATAATGGTTTTATTTCTTCTTACTCCAGTTTCATCAACCAGACTCCGTCTTACGAGAATATCCATTGCCTTGAAGAATGTGAAGTTCTTTCTATAAATTATGAAAAAATGCAGGATTTATATGCTGCAATTCCAAATTGGGAACGTGTTGGCAGAATTCTCGCGGAGCAAAACTATCTCTGTATGGCCGATCGAATACTAAAACTTCAAATGATTCCTGCAAAAGAAAAATACCTGACTTTTCTTGAAACCGCTCACCCCAAAATCATTCAAAGAACACCTTTGATTCATGTGGCTTCTTTTTTAGGAATCACGGCGGAATCTTTAAGCCGGATCAGACAAAGCATTTCTTAA
- a CDS encoding NAD(P)/FAD-dependent oxidoreductase, producing MTKNFDIIIVGGGAAGFFTAINIAEKNPKLKIAILERGKEVLSKVRVSGGGRCNVTHACFEPNELVKFYPRGEKELRGPFHQFCSGDTIEWFEKHGVELKIEDDGRMFPVSNSSQTIIDCFLKATEKLGIKVLIGQSVQSIFKSEKHWKIDTQNENYAAEKLILATGSNPKIWEMLQTQGHAIVSPVPSLFTFNIKDSRIKELPGVAAKVTVTVKDTKLESTGPLLITHWGMSGPAILKLSAWGARTLFDKNYQFTIFVNWLNDVDTEDAEKILKDLKQEHAKKAVSKKSPFDFPNRLWESFVLASAIDAETKWADLSKIQLQNLASQLTKAKFQVNGKSTFKEEFVTAGGIDLKEINFKTMESKLHQNLYFAGEIVNIDAITGGFNFQNAWTSGFILANSI from the coding sequence ATGACCAAAAATTTCGACATAATAATCGTTGGAGGAGGTGCAGCAGGATTTTTTACCGCTATTAATATCGCAGAGAAAAACCCAAAACTAAAAATTGCTATTTTAGAAAGAGGAAAAGAAGTACTCTCTAAAGTTCGCGTTTCCGGTGGCGGAAGATGCAATGTGACGCACGCTTGTTTTGAACCGAATGAATTAGTTAAATTTTACCCGCGTGGTGAAAAAGAACTACGTGGCCCTTTTCATCAATTTTGCTCGGGAGATACCATTGAATGGTTCGAAAAACATGGCGTTGAATTAAAAATCGAAGACGATGGCAGGATGTTTCCCGTTTCAAATTCTTCGCAAACTATTATCGATTGTTTCTTAAAAGCAACCGAAAAATTAGGTATAAAAGTATTAATTGGTCAAAGCGTTCAATCCATTTTTAAAAGTGAAAAGCATTGGAAAATTGATACACAGAACGAAAATTACGCCGCAGAAAAATTAATTCTTGCCACCGGCAGCAATCCAAAAATATGGGAAATGTTGCAAACACAAGGTCACGCGATCGTGAGTCCGGTACCTTCCCTGTTTACTTTTAACATTAAAGATTCCCGTATCAAAGAATTACCCGGAGTTGCAGCTAAGGTAACTGTAACCGTAAAAGATACCAAACTCGAATCAACTGGTCCTTTGTTAATTACCCATTGGGGAATGAGCGGCCCTGCAATCCTCAAACTTTCCGCTTGGGGAGCAAGAACTTTGTTCGATAAAAATTATCAATTCACCATTTTTGTCAATTGGCTTAACGACGTGGACACTGAAGATGCGGAAAAAATACTAAAAGACTTAAAACAAGAACACGCTAAAAAAGCCGTTTCTAAAAAATCACCCTTCGATTTTCCAAATCGTTTATGGGAAAGTTTCGTTTTAGCCTCAGCAATTGACGCGGAAACCAAATGGGCGGATTTATCTAAAATTCAATTGCAAAATTTGGCTTCACAACTTACCAAAGCAAAATTTCAAGTCAACGGAAAAAGCACTTTTAAAGAAGAGTTTGTAACTGCAGGTGGAATTGACTTAAAAGAAATCAACTTTAAAACTATGGAAAGTAAGTTACATCAGAACCTTTATTTTGCCGGAGAGATCGTAAATATCGATGCTATTACGGGTGGATTTAACTTTCAGAATGCCTGGACGAGCGGATTTATTTTAGCCAACAGTATTTAG
- a CDS encoding glycerophosphodiester phosphodiesterase, translated as MLKIAHRGAKGYEPENTLKAFQKALDLKADGIELDVHLSLDGHLIVMHDETIDKMTNGKGFVNTLSLSELKSFLIADQYEIPTLNEVFNLIDKKCLINIELKNADTAAKVVALIHQYISEKSWNYEHFIVSSFDWNALLEVHHLDSKILIGVLTETALDTALTFAESIKACAIHPDYQLLNQENTRQIQEKGFWVLPWTVNEAKDIQKIKSYHVDGIISDFPDKI; from the coding sequence ATGCTAAAAATAGCCCATCGCGGTGCCAAAGGCTACGAACCCGAAAACACTTTAAAAGCATTTCAGAAAGCATTAGACCTAAAGGCAGACGGAATTGAACTCGACGTTCACCTCAGCCTTGATGGCCATTTAATAGTCATGCATGACGAAACCATCGACAAAATGACCAACGGGAAAGGTTTTGTAAACACCCTATCTTTATCCGAATTAAAGTCTTTTTTGATCGCAGACCAATACGAAATCCCAACCTTAAACGAGGTTTTTAATCTGATCGACAAAAAATGTCTGATCAATATCGAATTAAAAAATGCGGATACAGCGGCTAAAGTGGTCGCTTTAATTCACCAATACATTTCTGAAAAAAGCTGGAATTACGAACACTTTATTGTTTCGAGTTTTGATTGGAATGCTTTGCTGGAAGTGCATCATTTAGATTCAAAAATCCTTATTGGAGTACTAACCGAAACAGCTCTTGATACCGCTTTGACTTTCGCTGAATCCATAAAAGCATGCGCCATTCATCCGGATTACCAGCTGCTAAATCAGGAAAACACAAGACAAATACAAGAAAAAGGTTTTTGGGTTTTACCGTGGACAGTCAATGAGGCAAAGGACATTCAAAAAATAAAAAGTTACCATGTAGACGGAATCATCAGCGATTTCCCTGATAAAATATAA
- a CDS encoding glycoside hydrolase family 13 protein, whose translation MSIKKISQSIHRITLLVLLFSASAKAQIQKVEPPFWYAGMKNPELQIMFYGKNIAQYEASVSNNVVIKNVEKTENPNYVFLTIDTQNLKASELIFSFKMKNKVAFTQKYSLKERRANSADRKSYDASDMIYLIMPDRFANGNPKNDSNASLTDKENRKDPSGRHGGDIEGIIKNLDYIASLGATTIWNTPLNEDNDKQHSYHTYAQSDVYKIDPRYGTNEDYVRLAAEMHKRNMKLVMDYVTNHWGITHWMMQDLPTKSWFNRIDNYAQTHHRREVITDIHASKTDKEICLDGWFVPSMPDLNLRNPLVAKYLTQNAIWWIEYANLDGFRVDTYNYSDPTAMANWAKSVTDEYPNFNIVGEIWMHNQAQLAYWQKDSKIGAIQNYNSNLPSVMDFTLQDQIGSAFNEDEATWDNGMIKFYNNFALDYLYPNPNNILVFAENHDTNRINDGYKYDVAKYKLVMTLLATVRGIPQLYYGSEIGMGGDKSKGDGGIRQDFPGGWIGDKNNAFTKEGRTELQAQYFDFTSKLFNWRKLNEAVHFGKMTHYIPENNSYVYFRYTDTKTVMVVFNNNAKPQTIKTDRFKENIKNYKSGKDVITEKTFDLTTEITLEPKSAVVLELN comes from the coding sequence ATGAGCATTAAAAAAATAAGCCAATCGATCCATAGAATAACGCTACTTGTTCTCTTATTCTCTGCTTCCGCGAAAGCACAGATTCAAAAAGTAGAACCGCCTTTTTGGTACGCAGGAATGAAAAATCCGGAACTACAGATTATGTTCTACGGCAAAAATATTGCACAATACGAAGCTTCCGTTTCAAACAATGTTGTCATTAAAAATGTAGAAAAAACAGAAAACCCGAACTACGTTTTCCTTACCATCGACACACAAAACCTCAAAGCTTCTGAATTGATTTTTTCTTTTAAAATGAAAAACAAAGTCGCTTTTACCCAAAAATATTCCCTTAAAGAAAGAAGAGCCAATTCAGCCGACAGAAAAAGCTACGATGCCTCTGACATGATCTACCTAATCATGCCCGATCGTTTTGCCAACGGAAATCCTAAAAACGACAGTAATGCTTCTTTAACGGATAAAGAGAACCGCAAAGATCCAAGTGGACGCCATGGTGGAGATATCGAAGGAATCATCAAAAACTTAGATTACATCGCTTCTCTGGGAGCAACTACAATCTGGAATACCCCTTTAAACGAAGACAATGACAAACAACATTCGTATCATACCTACGCTCAATCTGATGTTTACAAAATAGATCCCCGTTACGGAACCAATGAAGATTACGTTCGTTTAGCTGCCGAAATGCATAAAAGAAATATGAAACTGGTGATGGATTATGTAACCAATCACTGGGGAATCACCCACTGGATGATGCAGGATTTACCAACAAAATCATGGTTCAACAGAATCGATAATTATGCACAAACACATCACCGTCGTGAAGTAATCACCGACATTCATGCTTCAAAAACGGACAAAGAAATCTGTCTTGACGGATGGTTTGTTCCTTCTATGCCCGATTTGAATTTAAGAAATCCATTAGTAGCAAAATACCTGACTCAAAATGCCATCTGGTGGATTGAATACGCCAATCTGGACGGATTCAGAGTAGATACTTACAATTATTCTGATCCAACGGCTATGGCAAATTGGGCAAAATCGGTTACCGATGAATATCCAAACTTTAATATTGTGGGCGAAATCTGGATGCACAATCAGGCGCAATTGGCCTATTGGCAAAAAGACAGTAAAATTGGGGCTATTCAAAACTACAATTCGAATTTACCAAGTGTAATGGATTTTACGTTACAGGATCAGATTGGTTCGGCTTTTAATGAAGATGAAGCAACCTGGGACAATGGAATGATCAAATTCTACAACAATTTTGCTTTAGATTACCTGTACCCAAACCCGAATAATATTTTGGTTTTCGCCGAAAACCACGACACCAACCGTATCAATGATGGTTACAAATATGATGTGGCAAAATACAAATTGGTCATGACACTACTGGCTACCGTTCGTGGAATTCCACAATTGTATTACGGCTCAGAAATCGGAATGGGTGGTGATAAAAGCAAAGGTGATGGTGGCATTCGTCAGGACTTCCCGGGTGGGTGGATTGGTGACAAAAACAATGCTTTTACCAAAGAAGGAAGAACAGAACTGCAGGCACAATATTTCGATTTTACCTCTAAATTATTCAACTGGAGAAAATTGAATGAGGCCGTTCATTTCGGAAAAATGACCCATTATATTCCGGAGAATAATAGCTATGTTTACTTTAGATATACAGATACTAAAACGGTGATGGTTGTTTTTAATAACAATGCGAAACCACAGACTATTAAAACCGATCGTTTTAAAGAAAACATCAAAAACTATAAGTCCGGAAAAGATGTTATTACCGAAAAAACATTTGATTTAACTACTGAAATTACTTTAGAGCCTAAATCGGCTGTTGTTTTAGAATTGAACTAG
- a CDS encoding glycoside hydrolase family 97 protein has product MKKLFLASFLLFAFSTVAQAQQLKSPEGKFVMEFSLQNDGTPTYNLKYKNKEVVKTSKLGLELKGDQKSLLNDFTIADSKATTFDENWKPVWGEVDQIRNHYNELAVTLNQKGTDRQIVIRFRLFDDGLGFRYEFPTQKNLTYFIIKEERTQFAMAGDHTAFWIPGDYDTQEYDYTKSKLSEIRGLSEKAYTANVSQKSFSPTGVQTSLMLKTNDGIYINLHEAALINYSCMHLNLDDKNMIFESWLTPDAKGDKGYMQAPSHSPWRTIMVSDDAREILASKMTLNLNDPSKIDDTSWIKPVKYIGVWWEMITGKSSWSYTNDFPTVQLGVSDFSKAKPNGTHGATNANVKKYIDFAAKNGFDAVLVEGWNEGWEDWFGHSKDYVFDFVTPYPDFDVKGLHEYAKSKGVKIIMHHETSGSVRNYERHMDKAYQFMKDNGYDAVKSGYVGDILPRGENHYDQWIVNHYQYAIEKAADYKIMVNAHEAVRPTGICRTYPNLIGNEAARGTEYQAFGGSKPNHVTVLPFTRLIGGPMDYTPGIFEMDISKMNPDNKSHVNSTIANQLALYVTMYSPLQMAADTPENYDRFPDAFQFIKDVAVDWSESKYIEAEPGDFITVARKAKGTNNWFVGNVNGETSRTSNIDFSFLEKGKKYTATIYADAKDAHYKTNPQAYTIKKISVTSKSKLSQLSAPGGGYAISIIETK; this is encoded by the coding sequence ATGAAGAAATTATTTCTTGCAAGTTTCCTACTGTTTGCATTTAGCACAGTAGCCCAAGCGCAACAATTAAAATCACCCGAAGGAAAATTTGTAATGGAATTTTCGCTTCAAAATGACGGAACGCCAACTTATAATTTAAAGTACAAAAATAAAGAAGTTGTAAAAACCAGTAAACTTGGACTTGAACTGAAAGGGGACCAAAAATCTTTGTTGAACGATTTTACAATTGCGGATTCCAAAGCAACCACTTTTGACGAAAACTGGAAACCGGTTTGGGGAGAAGTAGATCAGATTAGAAATCATTACAATGAATTGGCTGTTACTTTAAATCAAAAAGGAACAGACCGTCAAATCGTGATTCGTTTCCGTTTATTTGATGATGGTTTAGGATTCCGTTATGAATTCCCAACGCAAAAAAACCTTACTTACTTTATCATTAAAGAAGAGAGAACTCAATTTGCAATGGCGGGTGACCACACTGCTTTTTGGATTCCAGGGGATTACGATACTCAGGAATACGATTACACCAAATCGAAATTGTCTGAAATCAGAGGTCTGTCTGAAAAAGCGTATACCGCAAATGTTTCGCAAAAATCATTTTCGCCAACTGGTGTACAAACTTCATTGATGCTAAAAACAAATGATGGAATCTACATCAATTTACACGAAGCGGCTTTGATTAATTATTCGTGTATGCATTTGAATCTGGATGATAAAAACATGATTTTCGAATCTTGGTTAACTCCGGATGCAAAGGGCGATAAAGGTTATATGCAAGCACCAAGTCATTCTCCATGGAGAACAATTATGGTAAGCGATGATGCGAGAGAAATCTTAGCTTCAAAAATGACTTTGAACTTAAATGATCCTTCCAAAATTGATGATACTTCATGGATTAAACCCGTAAAATATATAGGAGTTTGGTGGGAAATGATTACAGGTAAAAGTTCTTGGTCGTACACCAACGACTTCCCAACAGTACAATTGGGTGTTTCTGATTTTTCAAAAGCAAAACCAAACGGTACACATGGAGCGACTAATGCCAACGTAAAAAAATACATTGATTTTGCTGCTAAAAATGGTTTCGACGCTGTTTTGGTTGAAGGTTGGAATGAAGGCTGGGAAGACTGGTTTGGTCATTCTAAAGATTATGTTTTTGACTTTGTAACGCCTTATCCGGATTTTGATGTGAAAGGTTTACACGAATATGCCAAATCTAAAGGGGTGAAAATTATCATGCACCATGAGACTTCAGGATCTGTTCGTAACTATGAGCGCCATATGGACAAAGCGTATCAATTCATGAAAGACAACGGTTACGATGCTGTAAAAAGCGGTTACGTTGGAGACATTTTACCTCGTGGTGAAAACCATTACGATCAATGGATTGTCAACCACTATCAATATGCTATCGAAAAAGCAGCTGATTATAAAATTATGGTCAATGCGCACGAAGCAGTTCGTCCAACCGGAATTTGCAGAACTTACCCGAACTTAATTGGAAACGAAGCCGCAAGAGGAACAGAATACCAAGCTTTTGGAGGTTCTAAACCCAATCACGTTACCGTTTTACCTTTTACACGTTTAATTGGCGGTCCAATGGATTACACGCCGGGAATCTTCGAAATGGATATCAGCAAAATGAATCCGGACAACAAATCTCATGTAAACAGCACCATCGCCAATCAATTGGCTTTGTATGTTACCATGTACAGCCCGTTGCAAATGGCAGCAGATACTCCGGAAAACTATGATCGTTTCCCTGATGCTTTCCAATTCATCAAAGATGTTGCGGTAGATTGGTCTGAAAGTAAATATATTGAAGCTGAACCGGGAGATTTTATTACCGTTGCCCGTAAAGCAAAAGGAACAAACAACTGGTTCGTTGGAAATGTAAACGGTGAAACGTCTCGTACATCCAACATTGATTTCAGCTTCCTTGAAAAAGGTAAAAAATATACCGCTACAATTTATGCTGATGCAAAAGACGCACATTACAAAACAAACCCGCAAGCTTACACAATCAAAAAAATTAGTGTAACAAGCAAATCAAAATTATCGCAGTTGTCTGCTCCCGGTGGAGGTTATGCCATTAGCATTATCGAAACTAAATAA